The following proteins come from a genomic window of Minwuia thermotolerans:
- a CDS encoding SDR family NAD(P)-dependent oxidoreductase: MDVKRALIVGAGKGISASFAKGLAARGAQVMLAARNTDKLADLAGETGALTESCDAGDPASVAALFQAADREMGGVDLVLYNASSRARGGIAELDPADVEKAIRISGFGGFLVAQQAAKRMLDQGHGAIFFTGASASVKGYPNSSSFAMGKFALRGLCQSLARELSPKNIHVAHFVIDGGVRSDTRKEPEGKPDSFLDPDAIAQTYLAVLDQPRNAWSWEVELRPFVENF; this comes from the coding sequence ATGGATGTGAAACGGGCGCTGATCGTCGGCGCGGGCAAGGGCATCTCGGCCAGCTTCGCAAAGGGTCTCGCGGCGCGCGGGGCGCAGGTCATGCTGGCGGCGCGGAATACCGACAAGCTGGCGGACCTCGCCGGGGAAACCGGGGCGCTGACGGAAAGCTGCGACGCCGGCGATCCGGCCTCGGTCGCGGCGCTGTTCCAGGCCGCGGACCGGGAGATGGGCGGTGTCGATCTCGTGCTCTACAACGCCTCCAGCCGGGCGCGCGGCGGCATCGCGGAGCTCGACCCGGCCGACGTTGAAAAGGCCATCCGCATCTCCGGCTTCGGCGGCTTTCTGGTGGCGCAGCAGGCGGCGAAACGCATGCTGGATCAGGGGCATGGCGCGATCTTCTTCACCGGCGCCTCAGCCAGTGTGAAAGGCTATCCCAACTCGTCGAGCTTCGCCATGGGCAAGTTCGCCCTGCGCGGCCTCTGCCAGTCGCTGGCGCGGGAACTGTCGCCGAAGAACATCCACGTCGCCCACTTCGTCATCGACGGCGGCGTGCGCTCCGACACGCGGAAGGAGCCGGAGGGCAAACCCGACTCCTTCCTCGATCCCGACGCGATCGCGCAAACCTACCTGGCCGTGCTTGACCAGCCGCGCAATGCCTGGTCCTGGGAGGTGGAACTCAGGCCGTTCGTCGAGAATTTCTAG
- a CDS encoding GH3 family domain-containing protein, translating to MNLQPNDTTGQAGSTGSAETFEAGLRKAARQPETAQADVLRRILARNAETVMGRRHGFAGIEDAESYRRAVPVHEFHALRPMIEMQRASGQPVLSADRPVTHLPASGAVRRCDRVPLVAGDLAYRAQAREVAQRALARESGFATGRVLDLGALAGTTGADHLPGLSQILDLEARAYILALLWLGHRDVTGIDAGRLESLDLLQGVLGRHGERLLADLETGEVSIADRLPSGLAAAARDAIAPDDGRIEELSLVMAQEGVLSVASVWPSLTVVAADLTADDSGRPAWLPIRVRIVDTGCELSEVRATVAMGLGETFLPLLTEAYFEFAEADAVHPTPAAFLGLYEIRPGQDYQVFVTTMSGLYRYRLKATVRVDGHVGRCPTLRVRRHDLQAKLAEQARLQASQANAAAGEALDAAFADPPRFTLLGGPRKGTFRLLLEHRADVEPRLAEIAAAVDRRLRRASLAYDTARAGGAEAAVTVGFRERRPASARQSAQMDCSAA from the coding sequence ATGAACCTTCAGCCGAACGACACCACGGGCCAGGCCGGTAGCACCGGTTCGGCCGAGACCTTCGAAGCCGGGCTGCGCAAGGCCGCCCGGCAGCCCGAGACCGCACAGGCCGACGTTCTGCGCCGGATCCTTGCGCGCAACGCGGAGACCGTCATGGGCCGCCGTCATGGCTTTGCCGGGATCGAGGACGCCGAGTCCTACCGCCGTGCGGTGCCGGTGCACGAGTTCCACGCCCTGCGTCCGATGATCGAGATGCAGCGCGCCTCCGGTCAGCCCGTGCTTTCGGCGGACCGCCCGGTCACCCACCTGCCGGCGTCCGGCGCCGTCCGGCGCTGCGACCGTGTTCCGCTTGTCGCCGGCGATCTGGCGTACAGGGCGCAGGCCCGCGAGGTGGCGCAACGGGCGCTGGCGCGGGAAAGCGGGTTCGCCACCGGCCGCGTGCTGGATCTCGGCGCACTCGCGGGGACGACGGGGGCGGATCACCTACCGGGCCTGAGTCAGATCCTCGACCTGGAAGCGCGCGCTTATATCCTCGCCTTGCTCTGGCTCGGCCATCGCGACGTCACCGGCATCGACGCCGGCCGTCTGGAGAGTCTGGACCTGCTGCAGGGTGTTCTCGGGCGCCATGGCGAGCGGCTGCTGGCGGATCTGGAAACCGGGGAGGTGAGCATCGCCGACCGTTTGCCGTCGGGCCTCGCCGCCGCCGCGCGCGATGCGATCGCGCCGGACGACGGGCGTATCGAAGAGCTGTCTCTGGTGATGGCGCAGGAAGGCGTTTTGAGCGTGGCGTCGGTCTGGCCGTCGCTGACGGTCGTCGCCGCCGATCTCACGGCCGACGATTCCGGGCGGCCGGCCTGGCTGCCCATCCGGGTGCGCATCGTCGACACCGGCTGCGAGCTGAGCGAGGTCCGGGCCACTGTCGCCATGGGCCTGGGCGAGACCTTCCTGCCCCTGCTCACCGAAGCCTATTTCGAGTTCGCCGAGGCCGATGCCGTGCACCCGACGCCGGCGGCGTTCCTGGGTCTCTACGAGATCCGCCCCGGGCAGGATTATCAGGTCTTCGTCACGACCATGTCCGGGCTATATCGTTACCGCCTGAAGGCCACGGTGCGGGTCGACGGCCATGTCGGCCGCTGCCCGACGCTGCGGGTGCGCCGTCACGATCTGCAGGCGAAGCTGGCGGAACAGGCGCGGCTGCAGGCATCACAGGCCAACGCCGCAGCCGGCGAGGCGCTGGACGCCGCCTTCGCCGATCCGCCGCGTTTCACCCTGCTGGGCGGGCCACGCAAGGGAACCTTCCGGCTGCTGCTGGAGCATCGCGCCGACGTAGAGCCGCGTCTGGCGGAGATCGCGGCCGCTGTCGACCGGCGGCTGCGCCGGGCGAGCCTGGCCTATGACACGGCGCGGGCGGGCGGGGCCGAGGCAGCCGTGACCGTCGGCTTCCGTGAGCGCCGGCCGGCATCGGCCCGCCAGAGCGCGCAGATGGACTGCAGCGCGGCCTAG
- a CDS encoding TetR/AcrR family transcriptional regulator has translation MARRSDHTHDEIRAMAVAAARAKIENAGLDKVTLRGIARDIGYSPGTLYNVFDSADELMMRVNAGTIDDLVAALSAAERNGAEPDLRALLAIYRDFVEQNRHRWQAVFDYSLSDPGAAPDWYVAKLNDGLAVVERAVARLPGDFPYPPAVVARVIWAGLHGIFSLGAEGNLKLVTDRDAADLAEALIALIDRAIRH, from the coding sequence ATGGCGCGCAGGTCCGACCATACCCACGACGAAATCCGGGCGATGGCGGTCGCCGCCGCCCGCGCGAAGATCGAGAACGCCGGGCTGGACAAGGTCACGCTGCGGGGCATCGCCCGGGACATCGGCTATTCGCCGGGCACGCTCTACAATGTCTTCGACAGCGCCGACGAACTGATGATGCGGGTCAACGCCGGCACCATCGACGACCTGGTGGCCGCCCTATCCGCGGCCGAACGGAACGGCGCCGAGCCCGACCTTCGCGCCCTGCTGGCCATCTACCGAGATTTCGTGGAACAGAACCGGCACCGCTGGCAGGCGGTCTTCGACTACTCCCTTTCCGACCCGGGGGCGGCGCCCGACTGGTACGTCGCCAAGCTCAACGACGGCCTGGCGGTGGTGGAGCGCGCGGTCGCGCGGCTGCCCGGCGACTTCCCCTACCCGCCCGCGGTGGTCGCCCGCGTGATCTGGGCGGGACTGCACGGCATCTTCTCGCTGGGCGCGGAGGGCAACCTGAAGCTGGTCACCGACCGCGACGCCGCAGACCTTGCCGAAGCGCTCATCGCCCTGATCGACCGGGCGATCCGGCACTGA
- a CDS encoding ABC transporter substrate-binding protein, protein MRRFLTLTAAAVAMTVAAGASQAEPLRIGTEGAYPPFNNLTADGKLVGFDIDIANALCDEMKVECVFVTQDWDGIIPALQAGKFDAIIASMSITDERRKKVDFTEKYYNTPPAIAVPKDSDITGVDARALAGKTVGAQSSTTHSNYAEATYTDSDLRMYPTADEYKLDLANGRLDAVTDDVTVLEEWVNSEDGACCRIVGTIKPVPEIHGEGAGIAVRKGETDLAERFNAAIKAIRANGRYKEINDKYFTFDAYGG, encoded by the coding sequence ATGAGAAGGTTCCTGACCCTCACCGCCGCCGCCGTCGCCATGACGGTCGCCGCCGGCGCGTCCCAGGCCGAACCCCTGCGCATCGGCACGGAGGGCGCCTACCCCCCGTTCAACAACCTCACTGCCGACGGCAAGCTTGTCGGCTTCGACATCGACATCGCCAATGCGCTCTGTGACGAGATGAAGGTCGAATGCGTCTTCGTCACCCAGGACTGGGACGGCATCATCCCGGCCCTGCAGGCAGGCAAGTTCGACGCCATTATCGCCTCCATGTCGATCACCGACGAGCGCAGGAAGAAGGTCGACTTCACCGAGAAGTACTACAACACGCCGCCCGCCATCGCGGTGCCGAAGGATTCCGACATCACCGGCGTCGACGCCCGGGCCCTTGCCGGCAAGACCGTCGGCGCCCAGTCCTCGACGACGCATTCCAACTACGCCGAGGCGACCTACACCGATTCCGACCTGCGCATGTACCCGACCGCCGACGAGTACAAGCTGGACCTCGCCAATGGCCGGCTCGACGCCGTGACCGACGACGTCACGGTGCTGGAGGAGTGGGTCAACAGCGAGGACGGCGCCTGCTGCAGGATCGTGGGCACCATCAAGCCGGTACCGGAGATCCACGGCGAGGGCGCAGGCATCGCCGTGCGCAAGGGCGAGACCGACCTGGCCGAGCGCTTCAACGCCGCTATCAAGGCGATCCGAGCCAATGGCAGGTACAAGGAAATCAACGACAAGTACTTCACCTTCGACGCCTATGGCGGTTAG
- a CDS encoding ABC transporter permease: MPEKLELLAFGADGWGDEILSGVGVTVSLALATLPLGLALGFLVALARQSSEATLRLAGGIYTTVFRGLPELLTLFLVYYGAQIGIQELARLFGAETAIEINSFVAGMAALGMVFSAFASEVFLSAFRAIPRGQYEGAYALGLGRVTTMRLVILPQLIRIALPGLTNLWMILLKETALVSVIGLSDIIRQTGIAARVTKDAFLFFGTACLLYLVLALLSSVAIGGIHRWATRSEQRT; this comes from the coding sequence ATGCCTGAGAAGCTCGAGCTTCTCGCCTTCGGCGCCGACGGCTGGGGCGACGAGATCCTTTCCGGTGTCGGCGTCACTGTCTCGCTCGCGCTGGCGACGCTGCCTCTGGGCCTCGCGCTCGGATTCCTGGTCGCCCTTGCGCGTCAGTCGAGCGAGGCGACGCTCCGCCTGGCCGGCGGAATCTACACCACCGTCTTCCGCGGCCTGCCGGAGCTGCTGACGCTGTTCCTCGTCTACTACGGCGCCCAGATCGGCATCCAGGAACTGGCCCGCCTGTTCGGCGCCGAGACGGCGATCGAGATCAACAGTTTCGTCGCCGGCATGGCGGCGCTGGGCATGGTCTTTTCCGCCTTCGCCTCCGAAGTCTTCCTGTCGGCCTTTCGCGCCATACCCCGGGGACAGTACGAAGGGGCCTATGCGCTGGGCCTGGGGCGCGTCACGACGATGCGGCTGGTGATCCTGCCGCAACTGATCCGGATTGCGCTGCCCGGCCTGACGAACCTGTGGATGATTCTGTTGAAGGAAACCGCCCTGGTCTCGGTCATCGGGCTTTCCGACATCATCCGCCAGACGGGAATAGCGGCCCGCGTGACCAAGGACGCCTTCCTGTTCTTCGGCACGGCGTGCCTGCTCTACCTCGTTCTCGCGCTGCTCTCTTCCGTCGCCATCGGCGGAATCCACCGCTGGGCAACGCGGTCGGAGCAGCGGACATGA
- a CDS encoding ABC transporter permease, with the protein MSGAWTNDTIAPRPAPPPRRRQARGERALGYAVITLLGLLGLGIIAFLVDSWDTDFFARYAPKYLSGLWVTVQLVGLSVVLGAMLSLPVALGRMSPNRAAGWAAFAYVYFFRGTPLLAQIFLVYYGAGVFVDELRQAGLWTFFREPWNCAVFTFTLNTAAYQAEILRGAIESVPKGQWEAAQSLGLRRWTTFRKIILPQALIVALRPYGNEIILMIKGSAIVAIITVLDLMGETRRAFSRTYDFQTYIWAALFYLAIVEALRLVWDRLERRLTRHIRRDD; encoded by the coding sequence ATGAGCGGCGCCTGGACGAACGACACCATCGCGCCCCGGCCTGCGCCGCCGCCCCGGCGACGCCAAGCGCGCGGCGAACGCGCTCTGGGCTACGCCGTCATCACGCTGCTCGGCTTGCTGGGCCTTGGAATCATTGCGTTTCTGGTCGACAGCTGGGACACGGACTTTTTCGCCAGATATGCGCCGAAGTACCTCTCGGGCCTCTGGGTGACGGTCCAGCTCGTCGGCCTGTCGGTGGTTCTGGGTGCGATGCTTTCGCTGCCGGTCGCGCTCGGGCGCATGTCACCGAACCGCGCCGCCGGCTGGGCGGCCTTCGCCTATGTCTACTTCTTCCGCGGCACGCCGCTGCTGGCGCAGATCTTCCTCGTCTACTACGGCGCCGGCGTCTTCGTGGACGAGTTGCGGCAGGCCGGTCTGTGGACATTTTTCCGCGAGCCCTGGAACTGCGCGGTCTTCACCTTCACGCTGAACACGGCCGCCTATCAGGCGGAGATCCTGCGCGGCGCCATCGAGAGCGTGCCGAAGGGCCAGTGGGAAGCGGCGCAGTCCTTGGGCCTGCGGCGCTGGACGACCTTCCGCAAGATCATCCTGCCCCAGGCGCTGATCGTGGCCCTCCGGCCCTATGGCAACGAGATCATCCTGATGATCAAGGGCTCCGCCATCGTCGCCATCATCACCGTGCTGGACCTGATGGGGGAAACCCGGCGCGCCTTCTCGCGCACCTACGACTTCCAGACCTATATCTGGGCGGCGCTGTTCTACCTGGCGATCGTCGAGGCGCTGCGTCTTGTCTGGGACCGGCTGGAGCGGCGGCTGACGCGGCATATCCGCCGCGACGACTGA
- a CDS encoding NADP-dependent oxidoreductase, translating into MSVNRQVVIRELPQGELKPEHFERREGEMPSIAEGEVLVKTILMSIDAANRAWMQGATYRDAVKAGDVMHTYAIGEVVESKADSLAAGDIVATESGWAEYAAVRAGAAEKLPALRPLSHLLSVYGIAGKTAYHGLVGVGRPKAGETVVVSAAAGSVGIFVGQIAKALGCRAVGIAGGREKCDWVVDELGFDACVDYRAGNLFRELKAACPDGVDIYFDNVGGQILETVLFQMNEKGRVVCCGAVSQYDTTSPSGPRNLPGLVVVKRLRMEGFIVMDFADDDDSALADLRRWVEAGKVKVVEDVVDGLENAPGALIGLLAGENRGKRMVRVAPDPV; encoded by the coding sequence ATGAGCGTGAACAGGCAGGTGGTCATCCGTGAACTGCCGCAGGGCGAGTTGAAGCCGGAGCATTTCGAACGCCGCGAAGGCGAAATGCCCTCCATCGCCGAGGGCGAGGTCCTGGTGAAGACGATCCTGATGTCGATCGACGCCGCGAACCGGGCCTGGATGCAGGGCGCGACCTACCGCGATGCGGTGAAGGCAGGCGATGTCATGCACACCTACGCCATCGGCGAGGTGGTCGAATCGAAGGCGGACTCGCTCGCCGCCGGCGATATCGTGGCGACGGAATCCGGCTGGGCCGAATACGCCGCGGTCCGCGCCGGCGCAGCCGAGAAGCTGCCGGCCCTGCGGCCGCTCTCGCATCTGCTGTCGGTCTACGGGATAGCGGGCAAGACCGCCTATCACGGGCTGGTGGGCGTCGGCCGGCCGAAGGCGGGCGAGACCGTTGTCGTCTCCGCCGCCGCCGGATCGGTCGGCATCTTTGTGGGCCAGATCGCGAAGGCGCTCGGGTGCCGGGCGGTGGGCATCGCCGGCGGCAGGGAGAAATGCGACTGGGTGGTCGACGAATTGGGCTTCGACGCCTGCGTCGACTACCGCGCCGGCAACCTGTTCCGCGAGTTGAAGGCGGCCTGTCCGGATGGCGTGGACATCTATTTCGACAATGTCGGCGGACAGATCCTGGAGACCGTCCTGTTCCAGATGAACGAAAAGGGCAGGGTGGTCTGCTGCGGCGCGGTGAGCCAGTACGACACCACGTCGCCCAGCGGGCCGCGCAACCTGCCCGGCCTGGTTGTGGTGAAGCGCCTGCGCATGGAGGGCTTCATCGTCATGGACTTCGCCGACGATGACGACAGCGCGCTGGCCGATCTCCGCCGGTGGGTCGAGGCGGGGAAGGTGAAGGTGGTCGAGGACGTCGTCGACGGCCTGGAGAACGCACCGGGCGCGCTCATCGGCCTGCTGGCCGGCGAGAACCGCGGCAAGCGCATGGTGCGGGTCGCGCCGGACCCGGTCTAG
- a CDS encoding glycosyltransferase family 4 protein, with product MTDPGLTVLQVLPALETGGVERGTVDMAEALVAAGHRALVVSTGGSMVRQLTRVGAEHVELPVRSKNPLAIWRNIERLARLIETENVDLVHARSRAPAWSAMYAARRTNRRFVTTVHGAYGVGNRFKRAYNSVMVRGDRVIAISEFIRDYVIERYPESKPARVVVIPRGVDLDLFHPGDVPAARLIQLSELWSLPDGAPVILLPGRLTRLKGQPVLIEALSLIANRDAVAVFVGGDLGRDAYKAELRQMAERFGVADRVWFVGACRDMPAAYSIASVVVSASTQPEGFGRIAVEAQAMGRPVIVTDHGGSRETVAPGETGWRVPPGDARAMATALDEALAMNQPERDALAARAVAHVKANYTKELMCRRTLDLYRDLLAQRD from the coding sequence ATGACTGACCCCGGCCTGACGGTCCTCCAGGTGCTGCCGGCGTTGGAGACCGGCGGCGTCGAGCGCGGCACAGTGGACATGGCTGAGGCGCTGGTCGCTGCGGGTCACCGTGCGCTGGTCGTGTCCACAGGCGGCTCGATGGTCCGCCAGTTGACGCGCGTGGGCGCCGAGCACGTGGAACTGCCCGTGCGCTCCAAGAACCCGCTGGCGATATGGCGCAACATCGAACGGCTGGCCCGCCTGATCGAGACCGAGAACGTGGATCTGGTGCACGCCCGCTCCCGCGCGCCGGCCTGGAGCGCGATGTACGCGGCGCGGCGCACGAACAGACGCTTCGTGACCACGGTCCATGGCGCCTATGGTGTCGGCAACCGTTTCAAGCGCGCCTACAACAGCGTGATGGTGCGCGGCGACCGGGTCATCGCGATTTCGGAGTTCATCCGCGACTATGTCATCGAACGGTACCCGGAATCGAAACCCGCGCGCGTCGTGGTGATCCCGCGTGGCGTCGATCTGGACCTGTTTCATCCGGGCGACGTGCCGGCGGCGCGGCTGATCCAGCTCTCGGAACTGTGGTCCCTGCCCGACGGGGCGCCAGTGATCCTGCTGCCGGGCCGGCTGACCCGGCTGAAGGGACAGCCCGTGCTGATCGAGGCCCTGTCGCTGATCGCCAACCGGGACGCGGTGGCGGTCTTCGTCGGCGGCGATCTGGGCCGCGACGCCTACAAGGCGGAGCTGCGGCAGATGGCGGAACGCTTCGGGGTTGCCGACCGGGTCTGGTTCGTCGGCGCCTGCCGCGACATGCCCGCGGCCTATTCGATCGCCAGCGTGGTGGTCTCGGCCTCGACCCAGCCCGAGGGCTTCGGCCGCATCGCCGTCGAGGCGCAGGCCATGGGGCGGCCGGTGATCGTCACCGATCATGGCGGCAGCCGAGAGACCGTGGCGCCCGGCGAGACCGGCTGGCGCGTGCCGCCGGGCGACGCGCGCGCCATGGCCACCGCCCTGGACGAGGCGCTGGCGATGAACCAGCCCGAACGGGACGCACTGGCCGCACGCGCAGTCGCGCACGTCAAGGCCAACTACACCAAGGAACTGATGTGCCGCCGGACCCTGGACCTCTACCGGGACCTGCTCGCGCAGCGGGATTAG
- a CDS encoding alpha/beta hydrolase: MSDMTGTKATALEAHCRARGRAFVRFDYLGHGESSGDFAAKGCITRWAEDAAAVLDELTSGPQIVVGSSMGGWIAMKLALAQPERVAAMVGIAAAPDFTPGMWDKLTPEQQAECRETGRVRIASDYDPTGYVITRRLIEDGEANFVMAEEPVEIAQPVRLLHGMADPDVPWQRSLDIARQIRSQDVRISFSKSGDHRLSEPGDIALLCATVDELAAAISV; encoded by the coding sequence ATGTCGGACATGACTGGCACCAAGGCGACGGCCCTCGAAGCGCATTGCCGGGCCCGCGGCCGGGCTTTCGTACGCTTCGACTATCTCGGCCACGGCGAAAGCAGCGGAGACTTCGCCGCAAAGGGCTGCATCACCCGCTGGGCCGAGGATGCCGCCGCCGTGCTGGACGAACTGACCAGCGGACCGCAGATCGTCGTCGGCTCCTCCATGGGCGGATGGATCGCGATGAAGCTCGCCCTCGCGCAGCCCGAACGGGTCGCGGCCATGGTCGGCATTGCCGCCGCGCCCGACTTCACGCCCGGCATGTGGGACAAACTTACCCCGGAACAGCAGGCCGAATGCCGCGAGACCGGCCGGGTCCGCATTGCTTCCGACTACGACCCGACGGGCTATGTCATCACCCGGCGCCTGATCGAGGATGGCGAGGCGAATTTCGTGATGGCCGAAGAACCGGTCGAGATCGCCCAGCCCGTGCGGCTGCTGCACGGCATGGCCGACCCGGACGTGCCCTGGCAGCGCTCGCTGGACATCGCGCGGCAGATCCGCAGCCAGGATGTCCGCATCAGCTTCTCGAAATCGGGCGATCACCGCCTGTCCGAGCCGGGCGACATCGCCCTGCTCTGCGCCACGGTCGACGAGCTGGCGGCCGCGATCTCAGTCTGA
- a CDS encoding SDR family oxidoreductase, producing the protein MHIFSFGHGYSARALRRRLPGVRWSATARTAESRKELEAEGIAAWDFDGAAPLAGDALDGVTHILASVPPDGEGDPVVRCCAEQIRACAGLRWIGYLSTTGVYGDRQGGWVDERSELRPAGERGARRVQAELDWLGLSGGIDGPAVQIFRLAGIYGPGRSQFNALRDGSSRRIVKPGQVFSRIHIDDIAAVLEASIEQPRDGGVYNVCDDMAAPPQDVVAFAAELLGMDPPPEVPFEEAEMSPMVRSFYGESKKVRNDLIKQELGVKLRYPTYREGLPAVLAAEQRSD; encoded by the coding sequence TTGCACATATTTTCCTTCGGCCACGGCTATTCGGCGCGCGCCTTGCGCCGGCGTCTGCCCGGTGTGCGCTGGAGCGCGACGGCGCGGACGGCGGAAAGCCGCAAGGAACTGGAAGCCGAGGGCATCGCGGCATGGGACTTCGACGGCGCCGCGCCGCTGGCCGGCGACGCCCTGGACGGCGTCACGCACATCCTGGCCTCGGTTCCGCCCGACGGGGAAGGCGACCCGGTCGTTCGCTGTTGCGCCGAACAGATCAGGGCCTGCGCCGGGCTGCGCTGGATCGGCTATCTGTCGACCACCGGCGTCTATGGCGATCGCCAGGGCGGCTGGGTCGACGAGCGCAGCGAACTGCGTCCGGCAGGTGAGCGCGGCGCGCGGCGGGTGCAGGCGGAACTGGACTGGCTGGGCCTTTCGGGCGGCATCGACGGGCCGGCGGTGCAGATCTTCCGGCTGGCCGGCATCTACGGGCCGGGCCGGAGCCAGTTCAATGCCCTGCGCGATGGCAGCTCGCGCCGGATCGTCAAGCCGGGTCAGGTGTTTTCGCGCATACATATCGATGACATAGCGGCCGTTCTTGAGGCATCGATTGAACAACCGCGCGATGGCGGCGTCTACAATGTCTGCGATGACATGGCCGCCCCGCCCCAGGACGTGGTGGCATTCGCGGCGGAACTTCTGGGGATGGATCCGCCGCCCGAAGTGCCTTTCGAAGAGGCGGAGATGAGCCCGATGGTGCGCAGCTTCTACGGGGAAAGCAAGAAGGTCCGCAATGACCTGATCAAGCAGGAGCTTGGCGTGAAGCTTCGTTATCCGACCTACCGCGAGGGGTTGCCGGCGGTACTGGCTGCGGAGCAGCGATCAGACTGA
- a CDS encoding tetratricopeptide repeat protein: MLRTIAILAALALPFASSLAQQVDSYTRCLEAVRADAEKGLQSALQWRDVGGGVPARHCTAVAYAANGQHRIAGAQLQTLADELAKSDSRAAAEVMGQAAAMWTLGQAEDKALRALEQALAWQPENPALHLDRALLLAGQDRFGPAEQSASRAIQLNDLMVEAYAVRAMIRRSSGNFAGAEEDTATALALAPDNPHAIMERARARARGGDMDGARDDLTGLVARDPEASWAESARRLLEELELEHGD, encoded by the coding sequence ATGCTTCGCACAATCGCCATCCTCGCCGCACTCGCCCTGCCCTTCGCGTCCTCACTGGCGCAGCAGGTCGACAGCTACACCCGCTGCCTCGAAGCCGTCAGGGCCGACGCCGAGAAGGGGCTCCAGTCCGCATTACAATGGCGCGACGTCGGCGGCGGGGTTCCCGCAAGGCACTGCACCGCGGTGGCCTATGCCGCCAATGGCCAGCACCGGATCGCCGGCGCCCAGCTGCAGACGCTGGCCGACGAACTGGCCAAATCCGACAGCCGCGCCGCTGCGGAGGTCATGGGCCAGGCTGCGGCCATGTGGACGCTGGGCCAGGCCGAGGACAAGGCGCTCAGGGCGCTGGAGCAGGCGCTGGCATGGCAGCCCGAGAACCCTGCGCTCCATCTGGACCGCGCGCTGCTGCTGGCCGGACAGGACCGCTTCGGGCCCGCAGAGCAGTCGGCGAGCCGCGCCATCCAGCTCAACGACCTGATGGTCGAGGCCTATGCCGTGCGCGCCATGATCCGGCGGAGCAGCGGCAATTTCGCCGGCGCCGAGGAGGACACCGCCACCGCCCTGGCGCTGGCGCCGGACAATCCGCACGCCATCATGGAGCGCGCTCGGGCGCGGGCCCGCGGCGGCGACATGGACGGGGCGCGCGACGACCTGACCGGCCTGGTCGCCCGCGATCCCGAAGCCTCCTGGGCCGAGTCAGCGCGCCGCCTGCTCGAAGAACTCGAGCTGGAACACGGCGACTAG